One Anatilimnocola floriformis genomic window, CCAGCGAACCACGTCGCAGCCAACCATCGAGCCGGTTCTGCAGTTCTTCGAGCGCGGTTGCCCGACCGGCCAACTTGTGCACATCGTCAATCAGCACCACATCGGCTCGACCCATGCGACCGCGATATTCAGTCACCGAGTCGGTATCGTGAGCATGGCTGGCCGCCCGAGCGAAGTCGGCACCGGTGGTGCGAAAGACCTGACTCGTTCCCAGGTGCTGAGCTCGCAGATCGACGAGCAACATGGCCAGGCTAGTTTTGCCGGTGCCACTGCCGCCACAGAAGACCAGCGGATTGCCGGCCGGCTGCACTTCGTGAACGAGACTTTCGAGACGGCGAACGAGGGCATTCTCGGGACCAAACAACAACGGCTCGCTGTTACCATTTGCGGTACGCGATTGCACCGCAGTGCGCGCTGCCGAAGGGCTGGCCATGGTTAAAATGCCGCTGATCACCGAACCGTCCGAGCAGGCCTTTTCGCGTCGCTTGACTCGCCGAAAATGGCCGGAAAAAGAAGCTGCTTTTGAGCTAAAAAATCGTCCCCGAATTGTAGCGGATTCGGCATCTCAATACGAGGACTTGTGGACAGATTTCGACTAGTTTCTCGTCGGTTGTAACCGCTTGACAGTATTGATGATACGCTCAGCCGCGTCGGCAATTTCGGCCGTCGTCGTCAACGCACTCAAGCTGAAGCGGAGTGCGCTGGAAATTACCGCCGCGGGTAGCCCCATCGCCACGAGCGACGGCGAGGGTTCGCTCGACCCGCTAGCACACGCGGAACCGGTTGAACAAGCCACGCCGGCCAGATCGAGTGCCATTACGAGAGCCTGGCGATCGAGCATCGGAAAACTGATACACGTTGTGTTCGGAGTACGCAAAATATTTTGGCTAACAACCACGGCAGACTTAATTTCTGTTTGGATAGTAGCTTCAAACTGATCGCGCAATTGTTTCATTCTCAAGCAGCGAATCTCGCGCTCGGAGATCGCCAGATTCAGCGCACGATGAAAACCGACCGCCAGTGCTGCGCTCTCCGTGCCAGGCCGCAGCGCGCCTTGCTGAAATCCACCAAACAATTGTGGCTGTAGTTGTACATCATTTCGCAGCAATAGACCGCCGATGCCGATGGGGCCGTGAAACTTATGCGGAACCACCGTCAACGCGACGACACTTAGCGAGTGAAATTGCACATCAGTCTTGCCGATCGCTTGCACCGCATCGCTGTGAACGAGCACCTGTGAGCTAGCCGCGAGTCGACTCACTTCAGCCACCGGCTGCAAAACGCCCGTCTCGTTGCTGGCAAGCATCAGGCTCATCAACTGCGGCCGAGTTGCTTCGTCGACAAGCAGTTGCTCGATCGAGGCCAGATCAATCAATCCAGAACTCAACACCGGAATACGCTGCACGCGCACTCCGCGCGAGCGAAGCTGTTCAGCGGTAGCTTGAATGCTGGGATGTTCTAATGCAGAAATCGCCAGGCCGCGGTCAGGCTCAGTCAGCAAACCATGCAGCGCCAGATGATTCGCCTCGGTGCCGCCGCTGGTGAAGATCAATTTATCGGCGGCCATGCCTGTGGTGCGAGCGCCGAGCAGTGCGAGAATTCCTTCGCGCGATTCTTCCACCAACCGCCGAGCGGCGCGACCGAAGGAATGCGGACTCGCCGGGTTAGCGCCGCAATCGCGCCAGACTTTCGTCATGGCCTCGAGCACGCGCGGATCAAGCGGAGTGGTGGCGTTATTGTCCAAGTAAATGGACTTACTCCCGCCTCCCGCCTCTCGCCACTCGCCTCCCACGCCTCAACCCTTATGACAAATCAAGCAACTCTGCTGCAGCGTCGCAACCTGCGTCATCGAAGGCGAATGCGAGCGATTTTCTTTGTGACACCGCGTGCAACAGGCGATTTCATGCATATCGAGGGCTTCGGCAATTTGCTGAGCAATTGGGCCCGTGTGGCGAGTTCGCGGGAAATTCTGATCCAACCAACAAGCGGCAGGAAGTTTCAAAGCCAGCAACTGCCGGGCTGCCTCAGCCGAAGTATTCGCGGTCGGCACGGTGACAATTCGCTCGCCACCGCCGCTGCCGTTTTTCATATTGCGAGAGCTATTGCCAAAACTCATGACGAGCATGACGACGACAATCGTAAGCGCCATCGCAATCGCGCCTTGCAAGAACATCATCCACCGTTGAGCCGTGGGATGATCATGCCGGGGCGTGTTTTCCGACGGCAGTTGCACCTCGGCCATTGTCTGGGGCAAGCGACGCGTGAACGGTTGCGTCATGGGGGTGACGTCGCCGTGGTATTCCGGCAGGTCGGCGACTTCTTCTTTCGACAGGCACTCATGAAATAGTTCGACCGCGGGTCGGAGCGCTTCGGCCAATTGCCGGCAGTCGTGACACGACCGCAAGTGGTGCTCAACGGCGGGATCGCTCTCGTGCCCAGACGGGAACGGCCCGCGGGTGAGGATGTCGAAAACTTCGTCGCAATGAATCAGGAGTTTCATCGAGAATCTCCAGCCAGGTCAGCTGTTCTTTCGCCAGTGTTCGCGAGCGGCTTGGGATTCAACCACGCAGCCAACTGCGTCAGTCCCAACCGCACGCGGTTCTTCGCGCCACTCACACTGCATTCCATCGCCTGCGCAATTTCTTCAAACTTCAGTCCGCCAAAAAATCGCAGCCGGAGCGCATCGGCTTGTGTATCGGGCAGTCGCGCGAGGAGCGCATGCAATCGATCGGCGCTTTCGCGAGCGAGGAGCAGTTCCACCGGCGAAGCCTCCGCCTGGCGTTCCTCTTTCGGCTCTTCCGTGGTTGCCGGCAACTTGCTTCGCCGCTGCGCGATCCGCGTGCATTGGTTCAGCAGAATCGTCCACAGCCAAGTCCGAAAGCTGTAGCGCGAATCGTAAGTATGCAGCCAACGAAACGCATTCAGCAGTGCCTCTTGCACGGCATCTTCGGCCAACTGCCGATCGGTCAGCCGGCTCCGCGCGGCATGTTGCAGCGGCCCTTGATAGCGCCGAGCCAACTGCGCGAACGCAGCCTCATCGCCAGCGAGTGCCGCGGCGATCAGCGAACCATCGGGAATGGAATTCGGCTCGGACATCGAACATTATTCTATCACAGCCG contains:
- a CDS encoding cysteine desulfurase family protein, which produces MGGEWREAGGGSKSIYLDNNATTPLDPRVLEAMTKVWRDCGANPASPHSFGRAARRLVEESREGILALLGARTTGMAADKLIFTSGGTEANHLALHGLLTEPDRGLAISALEHPSIQATAEQLRSRGVRVQRIPVLSSGLIDLASIEQLLVDEATRPQLMSLMLASNETGVLQPVAEVSRLAASSQVLVHSDAVQAIGKTDVQFHSLSVVALTVVPHKFHGPIGIGGLLLRNDVQLQPQLFGGFQQGALRPGTESAALAVGFHRALNLAISEREIRCLRMKQLRDQFEATIQTEIKSAVVVSQNILRTPNTTCISFPMLDRQALVMALDLAGVACSTGSACASGSSEPSPSLVAMGLPAAVISSALRFSLSALTTTAEIADAAERIINTVKRLQPTRN
- a CDS encoding RNA polymerase sigma factor; translated protein: MSEPNSIPDGSLIAAALAGDEAAFAQLARRYQGPLQHAARSRLTDRQLAEDAVQEALLNAFRWLHTYDSRYSFRTWLWTILLNQCTRIAQRRSKLPATTEEPKEERQAEASPVELLLARESADRLHALLARLPDTQADALRLRFFGGLKFEEIAQAMECSVSGAKNRVRLGLTQLAAWLNPKPLANTGERTADLAGDSR